One stretch of Armigeres subalbatus isolate Guangzhou_Male chromosome 2, GZ_Asu_2, whole genome shotgun sequence DNA includes these proteins:
- the LOC134210917 gene encoding uncharacterized protein LOC134210917: protein MLEFVKESKEVVIDCKNTIERELSELVPVKIDLEQEKYVLVDFDFVMSMVDGKVLNYITGTSSMQNCPICKATPNVMTSLEEFEKGYIPEIGTLIYGISPLHAWMRFFECLLHISYRMDFKKWQVSKILKEAYLKRKQLIQKRLYDSFGVRVDQPRQGGAGSSTTGNICRRAFSNPNLLSEALNVNEELIHRLWNILIAINCQEPINPEKLDSYCKATYRLYLQLYDWYKIPATVHKVLAHAGDIIIHSPAPLGMLAEEAAECQHKHLKKSRTHHARKASREENLHDVFIRAMNSSDPLISSLNLDSSTEKYTIADILIDLEEINDDFVEDVHVHNE, encoded by the exons ATGCTAGAGTTTGTGAAGGAATCGAAGGAAGTTGTGATCGATTGCAAAAATACCATAGAGAGAGAACTAAGTGAATTAGTTCCAGTTAAGATCGATTTGGAGCAGGAGAAATATGTTTTGGTTGACTTCGATTTTGTCATGAGCATGGTGGATGGTAAAGTTCTAAATTACATAACTGGTACGTCATCTATGCAAAATTGCCCAATTTGTAAAGCCACTCCAAATGTAATGACAAGCCTAgag GAGTTTGAAAAAGGATATATACCAGAGATAGGGACACTTATTTATGGAATATCTCCATTACATGCATGGATGCGATTTTTCGAGTGCCTTCTTCACATATCTTACCGaatggattttaaaaagtgGCAGGTATCAAAGATATTAAAGGAAGCGTACTTGAAGAGAAAACAACTTATACAGAAAAGGCTTTATGATAGCTTTGGTGTGAGAGTCGACCAGCCAAGGCAAGGTGGAGCAGGATCAAGTacaactggaaacatttgtcgacgagcgttttcgaatccaaatctgttAAGTGAAGcattaaatgtcaacgaagagcTAATTCACCGGCTCTGGAACATTCTGATTGCGATAAACTGCCAAGAGCCAATCAATCCTGAAAAGCTAGACAGTTATTGTAAAGCAACCTACCGGTTATATTTGCAGCTGtatgattggtataaaattcctgctacggtgcataaagtccttgcccatgctggggatataattattcattcaccagcaccacttggaatgttggctgaagaagcagctgagtgtcaacacaagcacttaaaaaaaagtcggactcatcatgccaggaaagcctcaagagaagaaaatttacatgacgttttcattcgtgctatgaactcgtcggatcctttgataagctccctcaacttag attcgagtacagaaaaatataccatagcagatattttaatcgatcttgaagaaataaatgatgattttgttgaggatgttcatgtacataatgaataa